One stretch of Ahniella affigens DNA includes these proteins:
- a CDS encoding S49 family peptidase, translated as MTSSQTWSTVAISALAAVIAWGFWRNLGDTQPEVVEMDLDGAIGTDVLADQWVPVIRDHCMHEGAMVVRITSPGGSPGEAARIASALRACHRTVYTVAEGVAASAALLPLTAGNEVILDPYALVGGMGIVKPMTSWASFAQTVGVADQSIASGPLKLAGSPLRTLSEAERASIERLVSAASAQFRSDIAGQRPKLNLAPETEQGALITAGAAREQGIGDRVGTIDALQRELPGTWQNVTPTRPQGPQQILTLAAGAITRGIAAEISTSPIE; from the coding sequence ATGACCAGTAGCCAAACATGGTCTACGGTGGCCATCAGCGCGCTGGCCGCTGTCATTGCGTGGGGCTTCTGGCGCAACCTCGGCGATACCCAGCCGGAGGTCGTTGAAATGGACCTCGACGGCGCGATCGGAACCGATGTGTTGGCAGACCAATGGGTCCCGGTCATCCGTGACCACTGCATGCATGAAGGAGCCATGGTCGTCCGCATAACGTCCCCGGGCGGCAGTCCCGGAGAAGCTGCCCGCATCGCCTCGGCGCTTAGGGCCTGCCATCGAACTGTCTACACCGTCGCAGAGGGTGTGGCCGCGTCGGCAGCACTCCTACCCCTAACGGCAGGAAATGAGGTCATCCTCGACCCGTATGCCTTGGTCGGAGGAATGGGCATCGTGAAGCCAATGACGTCCTGGGCGTCTTTCGCACAAACTGTAGGCGTGGCAGACCAGTCAATTGCCTCTGGGCCGCTGAAACTGGCAGGATCTCCGCTGCGCACCCTCAGCGAAGCCGAGAGAGCGAGCATCGAGCGACTGGTCTCAGCAGCGTCAGCCCAGTTTCGAAGCGACATCGCCGGTCAAAGGCCAAAACTGAACCTGGCCCCCGAAACTGAACAAGGGGCACTGATCACCGCGGGCGCAGCGCGCGAACAAGGGATTGGCGACAGAGTCGGAACGATCGACGCCCTTCAGCGCGAGTTGCCCGGAACGTGGCAAAATGTAACACCAACGAGGCCACAGGGGCCGCAACAGATCCTCACGCTCGCTGCCGGCGCGATTACCCGGGGCATAGCAGCGGAAATTTCTACCTCACCTATCGAGTGA
- a CDS encoding conjugative transfer protein MobI(A/C), producing MPYDAKRRCCPIRALTANQPPEIAALIISTESAATEIRKNWQLVTRLRITATALMRLGQLAPAESPWLHLTGKNGSTILAQDHMQDPDSFATTVLMFVAALQDQLLRNGDALSQYVENNRSNKGYRLRSNRRGNSLDLAWYHGPAASRTTVTRRKNANITRLIATNSEDANLIRECEAAATVIRRAWAMCGQLIARAKEIEKLTKACAPRKLGEIAMGGLGGNPEAPPRSSK from the coding sequence ATGCCCTATGACGCAAAGCGCAGATGCTGCCCGATCCGTGCCCTGACGGCCAACCAACCGCCTGAAATCGCTGCACTCATCATAAGCACAGAGTCCGCCGCGACCGAGATTCGGAAAAACTGGCAACTCGTAACGAGACTTCGCATCACAGCAACCGCACTGATGCGGCTTGGCCAACTCGCACCAGCCGAAAGCCCTTGGCTGCACCTGACAGGAAAAAATGGGTCAACCATTCTGGCCCAAGACCACATGCAGGACCCAGACTCGTTTGCAACGACAGTCCTAATGTTCGTCGCAGCCCTCCAAGACCAGCTTCTCAGGAACGGTGACGCCCTGTCGCAGTACGTCGAGAACAATCGTTCAAACAAGGGCTATAGACTGCGGAGCAACCGGCGGGGTAATTCGCTGGATCTCGCCTGGTACCACGGCCCGGCTGCCAGTCGCACCACGGTGACGCGGCGTAAGAACGCGAATATCACCAGGCTCATCGCTACAAACAGCGAAGACGCGAACCTAATCCGGGAGTGTGAGGCGGCGGCCACCGTCATTCGGCGAGCGTGGGCTATGTGCGGTCAGCTCATCGCGCGCGCGAAGGAGATTGAAAAGCTGACCAAGGCATGCGCTCCGCGAAAACTGGGCGAAATTGCCATGGGCGGACTCGGTGGTAATCCGGAAGCTCCACCACGGAGTTCAAAATGA